In Methanocella paludicola SANAE, the sequence ACGTATCACACGGGCGGCTGGAGGACCTTCAGGGCCGTAATAAGCCACGAGAAGTGCATCGGCTGCAAGCGCTGTGCCGATTCCTGCCCCGACGGGGCGCCGTACGAGTGCGCCCACGACGGCAAGAAAAAGAAGTTCTGTATCGATTATGATTATTGTAAGGGCTGCGGCATCTGCGCCTACGAGTGCCCCGTGGATGCCATCAACATGGAAAAGGAGGAAAAGTAATGGCCCGCATGCATGTCGTCGAGGGCTCCATGGCAGTGGCCGAGGCCGCTAAGGCCTGCCGGCCGGCCGTGGTGTCCGCTTACCCGATCACCCCCCAGACGCACATCGTCGAGGACATATCCCAGATGATAGCGGACGGGGACCTTCAGAATTGCGAGTACGTGAGGACCGAGAGCGAGTTCAGCGCCGCGTCCATGGTACAGGGCGCGGAGGCCGCCGGAGCCAGGACATTTAGCGCCACGTCGAGCCAGGGCGCCGTGCTCATGTACGAGGTGCTGTTCTCGATAGCGGGCATGCGCCTGCCCTGCGTCATCGTGATGGCGAACCGCTCCGTGTCGTCGCCCATCTCAATATGGAACGACCACCAGGACGCCATATCCGCCAGGGATAACGGCTGGATACAGCTCTGGGCGGAGGACGCGCAGGAGGCCGCGGACCTGGTCATCCAGGCCTACAAGATCGGCGAGGACCACCGTATACTGCTGCCGGTCATGGTCAACATGGACGGCTTCTCGCTCACGCACGTCTACGAGCCGGTCGAAGAATACGACCAGAAGATGGTGGACGAGTTCCTTCCCCCGTATAAGCCGCTGTACGCGCTGGACCCGAAGAATCCCATATCGATGGGCACGCTGGCGCAACCCGAGGTCTATACCGAGGCCCGGTACATGGTGCACAATGCCCAGCTCCGCGCTAAAGAAGTGATCGAGGACGTCGCGAAGGAGTTCGGCCAAATGTTCGGGCGGTACTATGGCGGCCTTATTGACACCTACAGGATGGAGGACGCGGAAGTCGTGCTCGTCGCGATGGGCTCCATTATCGGCACGATGAAGGACGCCGTTGACGAGATGCGGGATGTGGGGATGAAGGTCGGCATCGTGAAGGTGCGGTCCTACCGGCCGTTCCCGGTCGAGGCCCTGCGTGCCGCTCTCAAGGACGTGAAGTGCATCTGCGTCATCGACAGGGACATCTCCATGGGAATGGAGGGGGCGCTTTTTACGGATCTGCGCGCCGGCCTCTATGCAAAGTCCAGCGCCGAGGTGCTCGGCTTCATCGCGGGCATGGGCGGCAGGGACATCACCATCCAGGACTTCAAGAACATGGCGAACAAGGGCTTTGCAAAGCTCAAAGGCGAGAAGGTGTCGGAGATGGAATGGTACAACCTTGACGTCGACATACTCCCGGAGGGGATATAAATGGCGGCACTGGAGGACCTGTTCGCGTCGGGCCACAGGGCCTGCGCGGGCTGCGGGTGCGCGCTGACGCTGAAGACGCTCATGCACGTCGTGGGCCCTAACGTCATCATCGCGAACGCCACGGGCTGCATGGAGGTCATCGCCTCCCCGTACCCGGAGACCGCGTGGAAGGTGCCCTGGATCCACTCTCTCTTTGAGAACGCGGCGCCGGTCGCCGCGGGCATCGAGGCCGGGCTGAAGGCCACGGGCCGGAAGAACGACACCAAGGTCATCGCCATCGGCGGCGACGGGGCCACGTTCGACATCGGCTTCGGCTTCCTGTCGGGCGTCATGGAGAGGGGCCACGACATTCTTTACTTATGCTACGATAACGAGGCGTACATGAACACGGGCATCCAGCGCAGCGGCTCCACGCCGTACGATGCCTCGACTACGACCACGCCCTCGGGTAAGATATCCTTCGGCAACCAGAGGCCCAAGAAGAACATGCCGGCCATCATGGCGGCCCACGGCGTGCCCTACGTGGCGGTCACCTCGATAGGCTATCCGGCGGACTTCACCAAAAAAATAAGAAAAGCGTTATCCATCGAGGGGCCAAAGTATATTCAGGTACACGCGACCTGCACGCCCGGCTGGGGCGTCGACAGCGCCCAGTCCATCGAGATCCTGAGGCTCGCCGTCGAGACGGCGATGTACCCATTATTCGAGTACGAGAACGGCGAGGTCACCAGCGTGCACAAGATCAAGGACAGAAAGCCAGTCCGGGAGTACCTGGAAAAGCAGAAGCGGTTCTCGCACCTCTTCAAGATGCCGGGCGGCGATAAGGAGATCGAGAAGATCCAGCAGCTCGCCGACGCGAACGCCGCCAGGTTCGGGCTTGACGTCAAGCCGAAGGCGCCGCAGGGGGCCGCTCCCGAAAAATAGGCAGGAGTAACATAATGTACGTCGGAAGGTTCGTTTGCGTTGGAAAAACGAACGGGAAGCTGTGGGCAGGATACCGGGTATCCTCCCGCTCGTTCCCTAACCGGTACGCCGTGAAGCTGAGCGACAGCACCGTGGCGATCATGCCGAAGGACGTCAAAGACCTCGAGAAGAGCCCCTATATCTCGTATAACTGTATCAGGCTGGCTGATGGGGCGGCAGTCGTATCGAACGGCTCACATACTGACCCTATCGCCGAGAAGATCGCCAGAGGCTACCCGGCACGGGATGCGATCGCCTTGAGCTTGCTGGCTATGGACTACGAGAAGGACTCTCTCAACACGCCACGGATAGCGGCAGTCCTTTCGAACGACATGGCATACCTGGGCATCGTCACGAAGGACGGCATCAACGTGAGCGATTTTCCCCTGATGGAGAACGAGTGCTACATGGTCGCCACGTACGAGAAGACCGCTTTCTCGCGGCTGACAGTAGAGGCGGACTCCGCCAAGGACGCGGCGAAGAAGATGTTCGACCTCACCTTCGAGAAGCCCGTGTGCTCCGCGGGAGCGTTCCAGACGGACGGCGGCTTCGAGGCCGACGTGTTTAACGGGCCTTGACATAAACACGCTTTTTTAATTTTTATTGCCCTAATATCTTTTTATATTTTTAAATGAATATCATATCGAGACGCATGCAGGAAAAATATCGCGAGCATCAGCGCCCGGACAAATGGTGCTCACTTCTTTTCGAGAACGCCGCCATGATGGACCGGTCGGACAGGCTTGAGGACGCACTGGGCGGCCTGTCCTGCAATATGTCCGCATCCTCCGGGCTCGATTCCTGCTTTATATTATTAAGCGATGCCGGGGGCATCGATGCGAGGAGCGAGTGGAAGGTCGCCGCAGGATGCAGGGCCGACATAAGCCCCGGCCGTATACTGCATATATCGCGCACCGCCATGGCAGCCGTGGACTCCATGGGCCCTGCGGAAGCCCACGCGGGCGACCTGGGGCTTTCCGGCTATGAGGGCACTGGTTTTCTCTGCGTACCCCTCGTCTCCCACATGCGGACGGTAGGCCTGGCCGTCCTGTACACATCCGGCAAGTGCGTGGACATACCCCCGGATACAATAGAGCTTCTCGTCATGATGGGAGTCCAGGGGGCACACGCCATCGACGAGTTCAACTATAAGCAGGAGCTGCAAAAGCGCACCGACGAGCTCCGGCGGGTCTACGAGATCCAACGCAGGATCACGAGCACCATCGACCTGGACGAGGCGACCGAGAGCATTGTCGAGAATGCCCCCTACATCACCCGCTTTCAGCATTGCCTCATTTACCTCCTGGACCCGAACGAGCGGCGGATCGTGTCCGTCAGGGCTCCCGAGGCCGTAGAAAAAAAGTTCGGCAAGCTCAAGTTCAGCCTGGACGAGCTCGTGGCCACGAGGATCGCAATGGACGAGCGAAAGCCGCTATTCATCGAGGACGCTCGTACGTTCCCCAATATCTCTAAGCGCATTGTGAACATGCTGGGCTGGGTATCGGCCATCGTACTGCCCCTTATATCGAGGGACCGCGTGCTCGGCGTCATGTGGCTCTACACAACGGACCGGATGGTGCATTTC encodes:
- a CDS encoding 4Fe-4S binding protein; amino-acid sequence: MARKEKLTIGLVGKPGSTLTYHTGGWRTFRAVISHEKCIGCKRCADSCPDGAPYECAHDGKKKKFCIDYDYCKGCGICAYECPVDAINMEKEEK
- a CDS encoding transketolase C-terminal domain-containing protein, which encodes MARMHVVEGSMAVAEAAKACRPAVVSAYPITPQTHIVEDISQMIADGDLQNCEYVRTESEFSAASMVQGAEAAGARTFSATSSQGAVLMYEVLFSIAGMRLPCVIVMANRSVSSPISIWNDHQDAISARDNGWIQLWAEDAQEAADLVIQAYKIGEDHRILLPVMVNMDGFSLTHVYEPVEEYDQKMVDEFLPPYKPLYALDPKNPISMGTLAQPEVYTEARYMVHNAQLRAKEVIEDVAKEFGQMFGRYYGGLIDTYRMEDAEVVLVAMGSIIGTMKDAVDEMRDVGMKVGIVKVRSYRPFPVEALRAALKDVKCICVIDRDISMGMEGALFTDLRAGLYAKSSAEVLGFIAGMGGRDITIQDFKNMANKGFAKLKGEKVSEMEWYNLDVDILPEGI
- the porB gene encoding pyruvate synthase subunit PorB — protein: MAALEDLFASGHRACAGCGCALTLKTLMHVVGPNVIIANATGCMEVIASPYPETAWKVPWIHSLFENAAPVAAGIEAGLKATGRKNDTKVIAIGGDGATFDIGFGFLSGVMERGHDILYLCYDNEAYMNTGIQRSGSTPYDASTTTTPSGKISFGNQRPKKNMPAIMAAHGVPYVAVTSIGYPADFTKKIRKALSIEGPKYIQVHATCTPGWGVDSAQSIEILRLAVETAMYPLFEYENGEVTSVHKIKDRKPVREYLEKQKRFSHLFKMPGGDKEIEKIQQLADANAARFGLDVKPKAPQGAAPEK
- a CDS encoding IMP cyclohydrolase; amino-acid sequence: MYVGRFVCVGKTNGKLWAGYRVSSRSFPNRYAVKLSDSTVAIMPKDVKDLEKSPYISYNCIRLADGAAVVSNGSHTDPIAEKIARGYPARDAIALSLLAMDYEKDSLNTPRIAAVLSNDMAYLGIVTKDGINVSDFPLMENECYMVATYEKTAFSRLTVEADSAKDAAKKMFDLTFEKPVCSAGAFQTDGGFEADVFNGP
- a CDS encoding GAF domain-containing sensor histidine kinase, which produces MNIISRRMQEKYREHQRPDKWCSLLFENAAMMDRSDRLEDALGGLSCNMSASSGLDSCFILLSDAGGIDARSEWKVAAGCRADISPGRILHISRTAMAAVDSMGPAEAHAGDLGLSGYEGTGFLCVPLVSHMRTVGLAVLYTSGKCVDIPPDTIELLVMMGVQGAHAIDEFNYKQELQKRTDELRRVYEIQRRITSTIDLDEATESIVENAPYITRFQHCLIYLLDPNERRIVSVRAPEAVEKKFGKLKFSLDELVATRIAMDERKPLFIEDARTFPNISKRIVNMLGWVSAIVLPLISRDRVLGVMWLYTTDRMVHFDDNDRRSAIALSDQAANVIDAARIHKELEESYEKLKDLDRTKMEFFTLISHELRNPLAIIKGYTELLYDGTLGPINDKQKDKLARVRENVDKLADMVGKMSEISSLESRKYTVDRVPVSLGDMVSEIAETMGFLFQNKRITLNVDIPENLPLVEVDRKKMEQVLLNLLNNALKYTPEGGHVTVTAEDRPADILVSVWDTGIGIPQKDLDKIFSGFYHSGYKLSYEYKGPGLGLAISRKIIEGHGGRIWAKSEVGKGSTFYFTIPKRTVASGSAEAKTT